The Paenibacillus amylolyticus genome contains the following window.
CAGGGGAGTAATGCGTTATGGGGATATATTTTACCGTGTTATCCAGCGGTTCGACAGGTAATGCCACGGTCATACAACATGGGGGCACCTCTCTCATGATAGACGCGGGTCTCAGTGCGAAGCGATTGGATGCGCTGTTTCAGGAAAGGGAGATTTCTGGGGCAGAACTGGACGGGATTCTGGTTACACATGAACATTCCGATCACATTAAAGGACTAGGCGCGATGTCTCGGAAATATAATTTACCAATCTATGCGAATCTGAACACGTGGGCGGCACTGGAGAAGTCGGTTGGGGCGATTCCAGAGGAAAACCGGAGGGTGTTTGAGACGGGTGCAAAGCATGATTTTGGGTCACTGCGCGTGGAATCCTTCGGGATCTCACATGATGCGGCTGAGCCAGTCGGTTATACGTTCGATGATGGCAGTGAGAAGCTGTCTGTTGCAACGGATCTTGGGTACATGAGCGACAAGGTTCGCGATGCAATCTCCGATTCAGACGTGCTGGTGCTCGAGGCGAATCATGATGTCGAATTGCTGCGTATGGGTCGTTATCCGTGGAACACCAAGCGCCGGATTTTGAGCGACATTGGGCATTTGTCGAACGAAGCAGCAGGGGCAGCGCTTAGTGAACTGATGAACGGACGCATCAAGCGCACGTATCTGGCACATCTTAGCCGGGATCATAATATGATGGACTTGGCGAAAATGTCGGTGCGTGACGCGATGGAGAGCCGTGGATGCTTCTATCGGGATCATGAGTTCAAACTCTGTGATACGTATTACGATCGGCCTACGCCATGGGATAGGGTGGGTGAGCCATAAAGCTGTCCAGTTCGGCGGCTTTGCGTTCGACTTCCTCACGGGTCAGAATACCTTTATCAATAAGCAGTTCGATGATGGTACTCAGTGCAAGGGTATTGCGATAGTGTTCTTCCTTGAGATCGGCCAGCTTGGCCGCCATATGAACTTCGTCCATGGCTGTGAGTGTACGCGTGCGATCCATGTATACTTCCTCCTCTATGAAGCTTCGAATTGTCTTTTACTATTATTGTAGTCAGGCTGGGTGGAAAACATTCCTCTTTTTGCCGCTAACATTTCAGTGATAAGGCGTGTATGCTGAACCTGTGACCATGCAGGGATGAAAAAGTTCTTCAAAATGGCCAAAACGGCGCTTAGCGAACCGGATTTTGTGGTGATAGATACTATGGACCTTTATTGTTAAGCGTGTTATAGCAGAAATGTGCGGTAATTTTCGTAATTATGCAACTTTTTGGGATTTGGCGTGTTTAGTATATAAGGAGCATTGTGATTTTGGCTGTTTTGCGTGTGAAATGGCATGTCATAGAATGCGAGAGCATGATTGATAGAGTCACTGACAGAATGGAGCGTCCGTTCTGTTGTACATAGACGCTGTATCTCGATTCCATTGGAAGCCGTGATGCGGCGATATGAAAGACCATTTTATAAAATGCAAAAAAGCATGGGAAAACGAGAGGTTATTTACGGTACGCGCGTAACGGAAGACACAGAACGAGGCTGGAGAAGCGTGGCGTTCGCCTGAAAGCTTTCTGAAAGAAAGCTACTTCGGAAGCATACGCTTTGAACAAATTTTACCTAGGAAAAGGGAATCAAAAAAATTTGTGAGTAACAGCGATCGGAAGGTTCGTCTGTTGGCGGAGTACTGTATGTGAGAACACCATCGTTAATCCATGCGACAACTTAGGCGGCAGTCAGGGTCTTGATGCGTGACAACGAAGGGGAGAGGATCACGATGGGATTGTTTGGAGACGATTTTTATTCAACCAAAGTATCAAGACGCGCCGAACCTGAACAGAAAGGCAAACTTCTGATCATCCGCCCTGGAGGCAGGGGACGTGGACGTGACCGCTGGAGCAATCCGCGCAGATCGCGTACGGGTATCAGTTCCACAGTGAAGGTAGCTGTAATTAGCTCGGTGATCAGCTCCATCGTGACCGTCATGCTGTTTAGCTTCATCACACAGCCTGCTTCGTTACCGCTGGCGAATGCTACAGGTAATGGTAGCGGGGGCGGTGCACAGGCAGCGCAGACAGCGGATCCATACGATCGAATTATCCAGGCAGCAGCCCACGTTCGTCCTTCGGTGGTGAGCATTGTGAATCATAAAACGGGTAGCAGTCTGTCGATGGAAGACTCGGCACTGGGCTCAGGGGTCATTTTCAAGAAGGAAGATGGCAAGGCCTACATTATGACCAACCACCACGTCGTGGAGGGTGCGAGTGATCTGGAGATTGTGACTGTGGATGGGGAGACACACAAGGCGAAGCTGGTCGGTAAGGACCGCGTGAGCGACATTGCTGTATTGTCCGCAGAAGATAAAGGACTGGGTGCAGCAGCGGAGATTGGTGATTCCAGCAAACTTCAGCGCGGTCAAACGGTGCTGGCGATTGGAAATCCACTCGGTCTGGGCGGTACGCTGACATCCGGTATTGTCAGTTACACCGATCGTATTCTGCCTGTATCCATTAATCAGGACGGGGTGTACGACTGGGAGCAAAACGTGATCCAGACGGATGCGGCGATTAATGAGGGGAATAGTGGCGGTGCACTCGTCGATCTGAACGGGAAAGTGGTCGGCATCAACACGATGAAAATCTCGGATACGGGTGTGGAGGGTCTCGGCTTCGCCATTCCCATGAACGAAGTGATGAAAACCGTAGATTCCCTGCTCGTGAACGGCAAAGTATCTCGTCCATACCTGGGCGTGTACACGGTGGATCTGAGTAACCCATATGCACCCCTGGATGACGAACAGCGCAAGGATCTGAAGCTGCCATCTCATGTGGACAGTGGTGTAGTTGTGCTGGAGGCATCGGGTCCGGCATCTGATGCAGGCATGAAGCTGAATGATGTCATTACGGAATTTGACGGGCAAAAAATTACCTCCACGCTGGATCTGAGGAAATATCTGTACGATCAGAAGAAGATTGGAGATACGATTGAAGTGACCTTCTACCGGGATGGCAAAGTGGAGAAAGTATCGGTGAAGCTGACGGATAAACCGGAGTAAGGGAAGTTTCGAACGGAGCTTATACTTTGCGTGGATTGAAATAATTGGCCATTAGGGAAAGCTAGAAGAGTGATCAGATCAACTGACCACTCTTTTTTAGTTGTTGGTTCAGCAGTAGGTACAATGTTTGTTTGTACCAGGTGGAGTGGCTCGGCTCGTGACTACATAAGTCAAGGCAGCTAAGTAACACGGTCTGTACTTGCGATTGGACGTGTTCGTTCGACAGTAAATGAGTATATCAACCAACTGTATGCTCTCATGATCAGTTAGACCCGGAGCCAAAGTAGCAGATACATCAGACTTGGGCTGTGGTAAACTGTTGTCTATATGTTCAAACGGTCGCTGATGCAAATAACATCTCTTTGTCGATCTTATTTTTATTTCAAAATGGAAGGGGTATTTCTAATGGAACGATTGAAAAAAAGATACTTGGGGAACAAGCTTGATGCTGTCCCTGTTGATGTTGTCTGCCTGTGGATCTGAGGTAGCTACGACAGAATCTTCAGTAGATACAAGCGCTCTGCAAGAGAAGATTGCCGGGCTGGAGAAAAAATTGGTGGAGCAGGGAGCCAAGAGCGTTGAGCAGGAGCAAAAGATCGCAGCACTTGAAACCAAGTTGAATGAGCTGAGTTCAAGTGTGATTGCGGTAGGTGGGACTGGTGGTCAAACGCCAGCAGCATCGGGTAACAATGGATCAGCCGGGAAAGGTGACGGGGTGCTGATTACGTTTGACCAGTACGAGAAGCTTGAGGTTGGCATGACGGTGGAAGAGGTCATCGAGATCCTTGGCGGCGAAGGTGAAGCATTGAGTGAAGCGGAGAATATGGTGGTGTACAACTATAAAGGTACTGCTGGCAATGGAGCCAATGCAGTTATTGCTTTTCAAAGTGGCAAGCTGTTGACGAAGGCGCAATCGGGATTGAAGTAAAACGAGTTAGAGATAGATGCAATTCATAGAATGGCATGGAACAAAATAGGGGGATACGATACTCTGTTTTCTCAATTTAGGCGTAGGCGCAGATTTCGTTCATTATGTTGAGTGGTGGTTACTGTTACAGGAGCATTCTTTTCGAGGTACCGTGGAGGTATCGGGAAGGATGCTTTTTGTGTCCTTTTACGGCGAATGGAGAAGTTTGGTGGAGGTTAGGCACGATAAATTAGGGCTGGGGGTTTCTTTTCGTCGGCAGGTGTGATAGAACTGAGAAGTGGCTATCCTGTAATGGGATACGCGGTTGTGAATCGGGAACATAGCTGGTTACAGAAAGGATGCTTAACGGATGTACGTTGTATGCAAAGAACACGTGGACATTGCCATTGACATGTTTGTCGATGAGTATGAGGACGCTCCAGATATCGTTGATCTGAAGGAGACGGAATTTGCCGATTGGGACCCGCCTGCGAAGTGCGCCGAGTGCGAAAAGCACGCGGAATTCCTCGTCGTTTAGCGTACTGTAGGACTTAGACGGCTGTAGGCGTGACTTAAAGTGGCGCCTCTGGCTGACTTTCCATCCGGTATGAACATCACAGCAAGAAGCCAAGGAGAGCGTGATGAGCGCTCTTTTTGTCTTTGTGGGGGAATTGGTGGGATGTTGGTAGGCAGCTTGGAGTTGGGCGAGGGTTGTAGGAGTTGACGGTGGAGTAGGGAGAGTGGGAGAAAGATTATGGTGGGTAGATTCTGTTTCGAGTTGGGGAGAGTCAGGTTGTAGCAAACGTGCAAGGGGTGTAGGTAATAGAAGGGAAGTCTGGGCATGGGTGAAAGTGACGTTGGGTGAAAGCGATGTCGGTAGGGACGGTGGCGTGGCTGGATGGTCGGAGTACTCTAAGGAACCTGACAGACCTTATTCGTGGCAAATACCGCCTGGTTGAAATCTAACGAATCGTAGACACGTTATATTGCTGGGATGGTCTCGAAAGAGGCGGGGAAGGCTCGTTTTGACTGGAATAGCGTGTTTCAGATTCGTTAGATTTTAAAAGAGCCGAAATGAGGCTGAATAAGGTGTGTGGGGTTCGTTAGAATTTGGAGAAATGTGTAGCATAGGTATAATACAGTTGGAACGAACGATGCTGTGAGGCATCTTACTTATAGAAAGAATATTGTGCAAGCAAGATAATTTAGGAGGAATGGGTTTTATGTTTATTCAGATTATTGGCGTAGGCAAACTGAAGGAAAAATATCTCACGCTGGGCATTCAGGAATATGCCAAGCGGCTCGCCCCGTACATCAAGTTTCAGATGATCGAGGTCGCAGACGAAAAGGCGCCCGATACCCTGAGCGAAGCTGAGGTTCGGGCGGTAAAAGAGCGCGAGGGCGAACGCATCCTCGCGCATGTGAAGAGCGAGGCGCATGTTGTCGCGCTCGCATTGGATGGCCAGCTCTGGAGTTCCGAGGAGCTGGCATTGGAGATCGACAAGCTCGGCACGTATGGGACGAGCCATGTCGTGTTTGTCATCGGAGGAAGCCACGGGCTCTCCGATGAGGTGTTGCGCCGCGCGAAGCAGCGCTTGAGCTTCGGGCGCATGACCCTGCCGCATCAGCTTATGCGGCTGGTGCTGGTGGAGCAGATTTATCGCGCGGTGAAGATAAATCGGAATGAACCGTACCACAAGTAAGCACAAACTCATCGTTAAGGAAAGCGTCAAAGAAAAAGGCTGGATAGTTGCCAGTATTCACGGTTATTTTACTGATGAACGAATGCAGTAAGTTTTTCTGTTTCTCTGTTTCAATCTTCGTTATGACTCTAGAGGAGCCATTCAGAAGTAGCATGAAGGAAGGGTTCTCTTGCCAAAAGTAATCAATCGAGTTGAGGTTTCTAGCCATTTGAGAAAGATATGGAACGAGTGTGGGGTATAAGACAACCTTACTGGTATCCATTATTCGATATTCTATAGTAGAGTAGCCCTATGCAAAGCAAAGAAACCACTCCACGTAAGGAGTGGCTTTGTTTTTATATTTTGGCCCAAACACCTAAAATGACTGGATCTTCAATCATAAACTTAAATCTCAAACTCAACACTACCCTTTTCGCTTAACTCAAACGGACCTGGTGTGACATCTGCATCGGGTCTCTTTGTTCCGAAAAAGTCGGAGTCAAAGCGATATGGACTGCTGTCTGGCTCCTCGAACTTCATATCGGCGTGATACGTCTTTCCAAGCAGATCCGTGGTAATCAACAGGGCAGAGGCTCCCCGAAGCAATTCGGGCTCATGGACCTGAATGTGCACCTTACCTTGCGCGGAATCAATCTCAACGTTTACGCCCTTCTGAGTAACTATTTTTGCGTTGGATTCATGAGTACTTGGAACCGCATGGTTAAGAAATACATTTCCACCCATCGCTACTGGAAGAACGGCATTGCCTATAAAGAAATCCTTTGCGGCATCGCCAAGCTCCATAAGCTCCTCTTTGGTGTATTCCCACCATTTCTTATCTTTCACATCCGGATGTTGATCATAGCCGCCAAGTCCCACAGCATGCAGATAACAAATGGAATTGTCCGGAACCCCGTCCATGACCGTCTTTCCGTCCTCTCCAACTGCATCCCTTGGTTTAAGGGGAAGATGCTCAAAGAAGGTAATCGGAACAGGCTCTTTATTCACATCGTTATCACCCAAGAAAATATTATTATAGTACCTGTCATCGCCTCCAGTGATATTG
Protein-coding sequences here:
- a CDS encoding MBL fold metallo-hydrolase, coding for MGIYFTVLSSGSTGNATVIQHGGTSLMIDAGLSAKRLDALFQEREISGAELDGILVTHEHSDHIKGLGAMSRKYNLPIYANLNTWAALEKSVGAIPEENRRVFETGAKHDFGSLRVESFGISHDAAEPVGYTFDDGSEKLSVATDLGYMSDKVRDAISDSDVLVLEANHDVELLRMGRYPWNTKRRILSDIGHLSNEAAGAALSELMNGRIKRTYLAHLSRDHNMMDLAKMSVRDAMESRGCFYRDHEFKLCDTYYDRPTPWDRVGEP
- a CDS encoding trypsin-like peptidase domain-containing protein is translated as MGLFGDDFYSTKVSRRAEPEQKGKLLIIRPGGRGRGRDRWSNPRRSRTGISSTVKVAVISSVISSIVTVMLFSFITQPASLPLANATGNGSGGGAQAAQTADPYDRIIQAAAHVRPSVVSIVNHKTGSSLSMEDSALGSGVIFKKEDGKAYIMTNHHVVEGASDLEIVTVDGETHKAKLVGKDRVSDIAVLSAEDKGLGAAAEIGDSSKLQRGQTVLAIGNPLGLGGTLTSGIVSYTDRILPVSINQDGVYDWEQNVIQTDAAINEGNSGGALVDLNGKVVGINTMKISDTGVEGLGFAIPMNEVMKTVDSLLVNGKVSRPYLGVYTVDLSNPYAPLDDEQRKDLKLPSHVDSGVVVLEASGPASDAGMKLNDVITEFDGQKITSTLDLRKYLYDQKKIGDTIEVTFYRDGKVEKVSVKLTDKPE
- a CDS encoding CxxH/CxxC protein, producing MYVVCKEHVDIAIDMFVDEYEDAPDIVDLKETEFADWDPPAKCAECEKHAEFLVV
- the rlmH gene encoding 23S rRNA (pseudouridine(1915)-N(3))-methyltransferase RlmH, with product MFIQIIGVGKLKEKYLTLGIQEYAKRLAPYIKFQMIEVADEKAPDTLSEAEVRAVKEREGERILAHVKSEAHVVALALDGQLWSSEELALEIDKLGTYGTSHVVFVIGGSHGLSDEVLRRAKQRLSFGRMTLPHQLMRLVLVEQIYRAVKINRNEPYHK